One window from the genome of Streptomyces cadmiisoli encodes:
- a CDS encoding TetR/AcrR family transcriptional regulator: protein MARVRLTVAERREELLRAAVEQIEARGVAAVRISDVASSLGVSNALVLYHFSTKEKLVAAAFTYAAEGDLTHLGQLLGRRTTALRRLRSAVRWYAPTGQAKGWRLWIEGWAAALRDPALREVTRDLDRRWKAAIAEVIAEGVAAGEFECPDPMETALRLTALLDGIAVQQTSYGGTVSRARAQEWVDGALARELGLDAVSADRRA, encoded by the coding sequence GTGGCGAGAGTGCGGTTGACAGTGGCGGAGAGGCGCGAGGAGTTGCTGCGCGCCGCGGTGGAGCAGATCGAGGCCCGGGGGGTCGCGGCGGTCCGGATCTCCGACGTGGCCTCCTCCCTCGGAGTGAGCAACGCCCTGGTGCTCTATCACTTCTCGACGAAGGAGAAGCTCGTCGCCGCCGCCTTCACGTACGCGGCCGAGGGCGATCTGACCCATCTGGGGCAGCTGCTCGGACGGCGCACGACCGCGCTGCGGCGGCTGCGTTCCGCCGTGCGCTGGTACGCGCCCACGGGCCAGGCCAAGGGCTGGCGGCTGTGGATCGAGGGCTGGGCGGCGGCGCTGCGCGATCCGGCCCTGCGGGAGGTCACCCGGGACCTCGACCGGCGCTGGAAGGCGGCGATCGCCGAAGTCATCGCCGAGGGCGTGGCAGCGGGCGAGTTCGAGTGCCCCGACCCGATGGAGACCGCGCTGCGGCTGACGGCGCTGCTCGACGGCATCGCCGTCCAGCAGACGTCGTACGGCGGCACCGTGTCCCGGGCCCGCGCCCAGGAGTGGGTGGACGGCGCACTCGCCCGCGAGCTCGGACTGGACGCGGTGTCGGCGGACCGACGCGCCTGA
- a CDS encoding SGNH/GDSL hydrolase family protein produces MIGSYVAVGDSFTEGVGDPGPDGAFVGWADRFAVLLADRRAEDDFEYTNLAVRGKLLDQIMADQLPRAVELAPDLVSFCAGGNDILRPGTDPDDVAERFERAVAALTAAAGTVLVTTGFDTRGVPLLKHLRGKIATYNGHVRAIADRYGCPVLDLWSLKSVQDRRAWDSDRLHLSPEGHTRVALRAGQALGVAVPADPEQPWPQLPPRGTLEIRRDDVQWAREYLVPWIGRRLRGESSGDHVTAKGTLSPGDIKERIASVA; encoded by the coding sequence GTGATCGGGTCGTACGTGGCGGTGGGGGACAGCTTCACCGAGGGCGTCGGCGATCCGGGCCCCGACGGAGCGTTCGTCGGCTGGGCCGACCGGTTCGCCGTACTCCTCGCGGACCGCCGAGCCGAGGACGACTTCGAGTACACGAACCTCGCGGTGCGCGGAAAGCTGCTCGACCAGATCATGGCGGACCAGCTTCCGCGCGCGGTCGAACTGGCGCCGGACCTGGTCTCCTTCTGCGCCGGCGGCAACGACATCCTGCGGCCCGGCACCGACCCGGACGACGTCGCCGAGCGCTTCGAGCGGGCGGTCGCGGCGCTCACCGCCGCCGCGGGCACCGTGCTGGTGACCACCGGCTTCGACACGCGGGGCGTGCCCCTGCTGAAACACCTGCGCGGCAAGATCGCCACGTACAACGGGCATGTGCGCGCCATCGCCGACCGGTACGGCTGTCCGGTGCTCGACCTGTGGTCCCTCAAGTCCGTCCAGGACCGCAGGGCCTGGGACAGCGACCGGCTGCACCTCTCGCCCGAGGGGCACACGCGTGTGGCGCTGCGCGCCGGACAGGCCCTCGGTGTCGCCGTCCCGGCCGATCCGGAACAGCCCTGGCCGCAGCTTCCGCCGCGCGGCACGCTGGAGATCCGCCGGGACGACGTCCAGTGGGCGCGCGAGTACCTGGTGCCGTGGATCGGCCGCCGGCTGCGCGGTGAGTCCTCCGGCGACCACGTGACCGCGAAGGGCACGCTGTCGCCCGGCGACATCAAGGAACGGATCGCCTCGGTGGCCTGA
- a CDS encoding M23 family metallopeptidase, with protein sequence MPAKGKHRRPKVQRFTRSIAVAGTGGAALALPFMGVSGAHAATPESAPGKALQSAATQKSAPQQKSAEKKSAAKRAAVQTYSVKVGDCLSKIAEEQNVSGGWQELYADNREAVGGNPSLIHPGLKLVIGGKAAADTERPSTTSSGSSEASGSSAPAESAPASESSGRSDAAGYAAESSGESSSDVSAADRTAGTATPSSGYVAPVDGGVGTAYKVAGSMWSSGYHTGVDFVTPTGTPLKAVGAGTVVSAGWAGAYGNQVVIRLADGYYAQYAHLSSLSVSSGQTVTAGQQVGYSGATGNVTGPHLHFEIRTTPDYGSDVDPVAYLGSHGVSVG encoded by the coding sequence ATGCCCGCGAAGGGTAAACACCGCCGTCCCAAGGTTCAGCGTTTCACCCGTTCCATCGCCGTCGCCGGCACCGGTGGCGCCGCGCTCGCTCTCCCGTTCATGGGGGTCTCCGGCGCCCACGCCGCCACCCCGGAATCCGCTCCGGGAAAGGCGCTCCAGTCCGCCGCGACGCAAAAGAGCGCCCCTCAGCAGAAATCCGCCGAGAAAAAGTCCGCCGCGAAGAGAGCGGCCGTGCAGACCTATTCGGTGAAGGTCGGCGACTGTCTTTCGAAGATCGCCGAGGAGCAGAATGTCAGTGGTGGCTGGCAGGAGCTGTACGCGGACAACCGTGAGGCCGTCGGCGGGAATCCCTCGCTGATCCACCCCGGTCTGAAGCTCGTGATAGGCGGCAAGGCCGCTGCCGACACGGAGCGGCCTTCGACCACTTCGTCCGGTTCGTCCGAAGCATCGGGTTCGTCCGCTCCGGCTGAGTCCGCTCCGGCCTCGGAGTCCTCGGGCCGGTCCGACGCTGCCGGGTACGCGGCGGAATCGTCCGGGGAGTCGTCGTCCGACGTCTCCGCGGCCGACCGGACCGCCGGCACCGCCACCCCCTCCAGCGGTTACGTCGCACCCGTGGACGGCGGCGTCGGCACCGCGTACAAGGTCGCGGGCAGCATGTGGTCCAGCGGCTACCACACCGGCGTCGACTTCGTCACCCCGACCGGCACCCCGCTCAAGGCCGTCGGTGCGGGCACGGTCGTCTCGGCCGGCTGGGCCGGCGCGTACGGCAACCAGGTCGTCATCCGGCTCGCCGACGGCTACTACGCCCAGTACGCTCACCTGTCCTCGCTGTCCGTCTCCAGCGGCCAGACGGTGACCGCGGGCCAGCAGGTCGGATACTCCGGTGCGACCGGTAACGTGACCGGCCCTCACCTGCACTTCGAGATCCGCACCACGCCCGACTACGGCTCGGACGTGGACCCCGTCGCCTACCTCGGCTCGCACGGCGTCTCCGTCGGCTGA